GAGTTCGGCATGGGGGCGGAGATCGGCATCGCCACGGGCAAAATGCACGCCCGCGGCCCGGTGGGGGCCGAGCAGCTGACCTCTTTCAAATACCTGGTGGAGGGTGACGGCACGATCCGCGCCTGACCCCCCCGGGCCGCTCAGACACTCAGGGTCAGCGTCGCGTCGGTCCTCGATACGGAGATGGCATTCCCGGCCTCCCGCGCCAGTTCGGCCAGCAGGGGAAATTGCACCTGTGCGGGCCGGACCCCGTCCCAGGGGCCGTTCTGTGTCAGCCCCTCCCACAAGGTCGCGTCATAGGCAAAACGCTCCGCGCTGCCCTCGAAGACCAGGCCGCGCGCGCCCACATCCACCGCGCGGATGCGCCCGCCATAGGGCATCGCCGTCTCCAGGCATTGCAACGCCAGGAACCCGCGCTTGGCGGTCGACCGCAGCATGTCCTCCGGCTGCCAGTCGATCTGCAACCGGCTGCCCTGGTAGCTGCCATGGAGCGCACCGCGCAATTCCGCGCCCTTGATCATCTGGTTCTGCACCGCGTCGCCATAG
The Dinoroseobacter shibae DFL 12 = DSM 16493 genome window above contains:
- a CDS encoding histidine phosphotransferase family protein translates to MDEPGGTQARSDLSALIGSRICHDLISPLGAIGNGLELLQMSGASESPEMTLIADSVTSANARIRFFRIAYGDAVQNQMIKGAELRGALHGSYQGSRLQIDWQPEDMLRSTAKRGFLALQCLETAMPYGGRIRAVDVGARGLVFEGSAERFAYDATLWEGLTQNGPWDGVRPAQVQFPLLAELAREAGNAISVSRTDATLTLSV